One genomic segment of Brevibacillus laterosporus LMG 15441 includes these proteins:
- the cobA gene encoding uroporphyrinogen-III C-methyltransferase has protein sequence MNKGKVFLVGAGPGDPKLITVRGLETIQMADCIVYDRLASPRLLAHAKPDVELIYCGKLPDRHTLTQEEINQVLVDKALEGKVVTRLKGGDPSIFGRVGEEAEELAKHDILFEIVPGITSGIAAPAYAGIPVTHRDFNSSLAIVTGHERPEKTESSINWEKLATAVGTIIFYMGVGNLPYITEQLMKNGRSPQTPVALVRWGTLVEQETLVGTLEDIVEKREQAGLTNPSIIVVGEVVTLREKLQWFEKKPLFGKRVLVTRARSQASELSNQINELGGEAYEFPLIKMVEPQALPQLDTALQQLSAFDWVMFTSPNGVQFFFKRLRELKIDIRTLTGKIAAVGPKTASMLEERGLTVNVLPGEFLAEGLVESLKDELQPGSKVLLPRADIARETLPRELRTLGMEVTEVDTYDTVIDAQNIGETVSLLEEKAIQIITFTSSSTVKNFVEALKEYDLTQLLQGVQIACIGPITADTARQAGLQVDIMASEYTIEGLVNALITT, from the coding sequence ATGAATAAAGGAAAAGTTTTCTTAGTAGGTGCTGGGCCTGGTGACCCTAAGCTAATTACGGTGCGTGGTTTGGAAACGATTCAAATGGCTGATTGCATCGTGTATGATCGCTTGGCAAGTCCACGATTGCTAGCTCATGCAAAACCGGACGTAGAGTTAATCTATTGTGGAAAACTACCTGATCGTCATACCCTAACCCAGGAAGAGATCAATCAGGTATTAGTCGATAAAGCATTAGAAGGGAAAGTGGTTACTCGTCTAAAAGGCGGGGACCCTTCTATCTTTGGGCGTGTTGGAGAAGAAGCTGAAGAATTGGCTAAGCACGATATTTTATTTGAGATTGTACCAGGGATCACTTCAGGGATTGCTGCTCCGGCGTATGCAGGCATCCCCGTGACCCATCGCGATTTTAATTCCTCGTTAGCAATAGTGACAGGACATGAGCGTCCAGAGAAAACAGAATCAAGCATTAACTGGGAAAAATTAGCCACGGCTGTTGGCACGATCATCTTTTACATGGGAGTAGGCAATCTCCCCTATATTACGGAACAATTAATGAAGAATGGTCGCTCTCCACAAACACCGGTAGCTTTGGTGCGTTGGGGGACTTTAGTCGAACAGGAAACCTTGGTCGGCACCTTAGAGGACATTGTAGAGAAGCGTGAGCAGGCAGGTTTAACAAATCCTTCTATCATTGTGGTTGGAGAAGTGGTTACGCTTCGTGAAAAATTACAATGGTTTGAGAAAAAGCCGTTGTTTGGGAAGCGTGTACTCGTTACGCGTGCTAGAAGTCAAGCCAGTGAACTATCGAATCAAATCAATGAATTAGGCGGGGAGGCATATGAATTCCCGCTGATAAAGATGGTTGAGCCACAAGCTTTACCGCAATTGGATACCGCATTGCAACAGCTATCAGCTTTTGACTGGGTCATGTTTACTAGTCCAAATGGGGTTCAATTCTTCTTTAAACGCTTGCGTGAGTTAAAGATTGACATTCGTACCCTAACTGGTAAGATTGCGGCCGTTGGTCCGAAAACCGCCTCCATGCTAGAAGAAAGAGGCTTGACGGTAAATGTCTTACCTGGTGAGTTTCTTGCAGAGGGCTTGGTTGAATCCCTTAAGGATGAGTTACAGCCAGGCTCTAAAGTCTTGCTTCCACGTGCGGATATAGCGCGCGAAACATTGCCACGAGAGCTGAGAACTCTCGGCATGGAAGTGACGGAAGTAGATACCTATGATACAGTTATAGATGCACAGAACATTGGGGAAACGGTTTCCCTATTGGAAGAAAAGGCGATACAGATCATTACATTTACCAGCTCCTCTACGGTCAAAAACTTTGTGGAAGCGCTGAAGGAATACGATCTTACCCAATTACTTCAGGGTGTACAGATTGCTTGCATTGGACCGATTACAGCGGATACGGCAAGACAAGCAGGCTTGCAAGTGGATATCATGGCAAGTGAATATACAATTGAAGGACTAGTCAATGCACTAATTACCACGTAA
- a CDS encoding precorrin-2 dehydrogenase/sirohydrochlorin ferrochelatase family protein — MNPHYPIHVKMEGMLCAVIGGGEVAQRKVGSLLECGAIITIISPEITPLLAEWTEQGKINWKRELYQGQDLSPYFFIVAATNHRHVNYSVYEQAKRTKAFINIADRPDLCNYIVPSTVKRGRLVISVSTSGASPSLASKLRRRLEREFGQEYEGYVDFLAQMRLKVLQEIKDANVRKQIFQELLDDRYVEAPSLQREQMADALLQQVKQREQL, encoded by the coding sequence ATGAATCCGCATTATCCAATTCATGTTAAAATGGAGGGAATGCTCTGTGCAGTTATTGGTGGTGGAGAAGTAGCTCAACGTAAGGTAGGTTCTCTACTGGAATGTGGGGCAATTATCACCATTATTTCTCCTGAGATAACGCCATTGTTAGCTGAATGGACCGAGCAGGGGAAGATCAATTGGAAACGTGAGCTGTATCAGGGACAGGATTTAAGTCCGTATTTTTTTATCGTAGCTGCGACCAATCATCGGCATGTCAACTATTCGGTATATGAACAAGCGAAAAGAACCAAGGCTTTTATAAATATTGCAGACCGACCAGACCTATGCAATTATATCGTTCCTTCTACGGTCAAGCGAGGCAGGCTAGTGATTTCTGTATCTACCTCGGGTGCAAGCCCTAGTTTGGCAAGTAAGCTGCGTAGAAGGCTAGAACGAGAGTTTGGTCAGGAATATGAGGGCTATGTTGACTTTTTAGCCCAGATGCGTTTAAAGGTTTTACAGGAGATTAAAGATGCGAACGTGCGCAAACAAATCTTTCAAGAGTTGCTTGATGATAGATATGTAGAGGCGCCTTCCCTGCAAAGAGAGCAGATGGCAGATGCTTTACTACAACAGGTGAAACAAAGAGAGCAATTATAG
- the hemC gene encoding hydroxymethylbilane synthase — protein MKEWKVGSRKSMLALTQTKWVLARLREIDPASSFSITEIVTKGDRILDVTLSKVGGKGLFVKEIEQSLLEEQTDMAVHSLKDMPAVLPEGLTIGAIPKREDPRDVLISKDGKTLDELKQGAVVGTSSLRRSSQLLHYRPDLIIKPIRGNIDTRIRKLEEEDFDAIILAAAGLKRVEWKGTITQYLDPQISLPAVGQGALAIECRTHDAEMMSLLQRFDHLETRYAVEAERAFLHKMEGSCQVPIGAYAEVQLDANQKPSISITGMVGSPDGSQLFKATLTGDNPQALGENLAEELLRQGAREVLAKVLEENRQ, from the coding sequence ATGAAAGAGTGGAAAGTTGGATCGCGTAAAAGCATGCTGGCACTTACCCAAACAAAATGGGTGCTGGCTCGTTTGCGTGAAATAGACCCTGCATCAAGTTTTAGCATCACAGAGATTGTTACAAAGGGAGATCGCATTCTGGATGTTACACTTTCCAAAGTGGGCGGTAAAGGTCTGTTTGTTAAAGAAATTGAACAATCCCTGTTGGAAGAACAAACTGATATGGCTGTCCATAGTTTAAAAGATATGCCTGCTGTCTTACCAGAAGGTTTGACGATCGGTGCCATTCCAAAAAGGGAAGACCCGAGGGATGTGCTGATTTCCAAGGACGGTAAGACGCTAGATGAGCTAAAACAAGGCGCTGTGGTGGGAACGAGCAGTTTGCGCCGCTCCTCCCAATTGCTACATTACCGACCTGATCTCATTATTAAACCGATTCGGGGAAATATTGATACACGAATCCGCAAGCTAGAGGAAGAAGATTTTGATGCAATTATTCTGGCTGCTGCCGGTCTTAAACGTGTGGAGTGGAAGGGCACGATCACGCAGTATCTTGATCCACAAATCAGTCTCCCTGCGGTGGGGCAGGGGGCGCTTGCTATTGAGTGCCGTACACATGATGCTGAAATGATGTCACTTTTACAACGGTTTGATCATCTGGAGACCCGTTATGCGGTTGAAGCGGAGCGAGCTTTTCTTCACAAAATGGAGGGAAGCTGTCAAGTGCCGATTGGCGCTTATGCAGAAGTACAGCTTGATGCAAATCAAAAGCCTTCCATTAGCATTACAGGGATGGTAGGGTCTCCTGACGGAAGCCAATTGTTTAAAGCAACATTGACTGGAGACAATCCTCAAGCATTGGGTGAAAATTTGGCAGAAGAGCTGCTCCGTCAGGGGGCGCGAGAAGTGCTTGCTAAAGTATTGGAGGAGAACCGTCAATGA
- a CDS encoding protein O-GlcNAcase translates to MSSQGFALRGLIEGFYGKPWSHEDRIDMLHFISQHGFNAYFYAPKDDAILRDDWQMHHSPAQMRLISELISEAHSVGCAFYYCLSPGMSMQYANSKHVDRLIEKYENLLACGVTKFALLFDDIPQELMHKSDQEAFIHLAEAHVQVTLLVWNKLKETSKDDIHLVVCPTVYHGRGDEAYITYLGQHLPTEIDLFWTGRFVCSPYLTEADSQYFFEQTRHFPLYWDNYPVNDLVMSSELHIGPLQNRDATLFRFATGYVANAMEYPESSKIPIMTIGEYLTHPDSYDPEEAFQRAVKEIAGSQDFDAFLLFADHVRASFLCDEEAPQLLEKLHQFRYHFFHGDQQKAVEILEHTFSEMESSARHLLNGMQNERLYKEIKGWLKKYAYWAKLGKTATRLIDAGRKGQTLRAIFYFLRMRRRLRQAEKLPEKVSSNVMRLMVEALSLEVRNYRTWKRRV, encoded by the coding sequence ATGTCTTCACAAGGATTTGCATTACGGGGACTTATTGAAGGATTTTACGGTAAGCCGTGGTCGCATGAGGATCGGATTGATATGCTGCACTTTATCAGTCAGCATGGCTTTAATGCCTATTTTTATGCGCCCAAAGATGATGCGATCCTGCGAGATGATTGGCAGATGCATCATTCTCCCGCCCAAATGCGTCTCATTTCGGAGCTGATTTCAGAGGCACATTCGGTGGGATGTGCCTTTTATTATTGTCTCAGTCCGGGAATGAGCATGCAGTATGCCAACTCGAAGCACGTAGATAGATTGATAGAAAAGTACGAGAATCTCCTTGCCTGCGGTGTGACGAAATTTGCTCTGTTGTTTGATGATATTCCACAGGAATTAATGCACAAAAGTGATCAAGAGGCATTCATTCATTTAGCAGAGGCGCATGTGCAGGTTACTCTTTTGGTCTGGAACAAGCTAAAAGAGACTAGTAAGGATGACATCCATCTCGTGGTATGCCCTACGGTTTATCATGGTAGAGGTGATGAGGCGTATATTACCTATCTGGGACAGCATTTACCAACAGAAATCGATCTGTTTTGGACGGGGAGGTTTGTCTGTTCTCCTTATCTAACGGAAGCAGACTCCCAATACTTTTTTGAACAAACACGACACTTCCCGCTTTATTGGGATAATTATCCGGTGAATGATCTGGTGATGTCGAGTGAGCTGCACATTGGTCCTTTGCAAAATAGGGATGCTACTCTCTTCCGTTTTGCTACGGGGTATGTAGCTAATGCAATGGAATATCCGGAAAGCTCCAAAATTCCTATCATGACGATCGGCGAATATTTAACCCATCCTGATTCCTATGATCCGGAAGAAGCCTTCCAACGTGCAGTGAAAGAGATAGCGGGGTCTCAAGATTTTGATGCCTTTCTTTTGTTTGCCGATCATGTGCGCGCATCGTTTTTGTGTGACGAGGAAGCGCCGCAGCTACTGGAAAAATTACATCAATTTCGCTACCACTTTTTTCACGGCGATCAACAGAAGGCTGTGGAAATCCTAGAGCATACCTTTTCCGAAATGGAGAGCTCTGCAAGGCACCTATTGAACGGTATGCAAAATGAAAGGTTATATAAAGAAATAAAAGGCTGGCTGAAAAAGTATGCATACTGGGCTAAATTAGGCAAAACGGCAACACGTTTAATTGATGCTGGTCGGAAGGGACAAACGCTTCGGGCAATCTTCTACTTTTTACGAATGAGGCGAAGATTACGGCAAGCGGAAAAGCTTCCTGAGAAGGTAAGTAGCAATGTCATGCGGTTAATGGTAGAGGCGCTTAGCTTGGAAGTGCGAAATTATCGAACTTGGAAACGTCGTGTATAA
- the lon gene encoding endopeptidase La — MSEHTGSREIPLLPLRGLLVYPSMVLHLDVGREKSVRALERAMVDDNYILLSTQEDVQVEEPDAEQIYSVGTVARVKQMLKLPNGTIRVLVEGLERASINEYLQKDDYYYVSITYLPETVENENEIEAMVRTVLQQFEQYIKISKKVSPETLSSVSDIDEAGRMADVIASHLPLKIKDKQDVLEAVDVHRRLEILLNILNNEREVLELERRIGQRVKKQMEKTQKEYYLREQMKAIQKELGDRDGRNGEMDDLREQLLQSDAPERIKVKLEKELDRLDKMPATSAESSVVRTYIDTLLSLPWTKKTEDNLDIAHAESILNEDHYGLEKPKERILEYLAVQKLVSDLKGPILCLVGPPGVGKTSLGRSIARAMGRKFIRISLGGVRDEAEIRGHRRTYVGAMPGRIIQSMRQAGTVNPVILLDEIDKLASDFRGDPASALLEVLDPNQNEKFSDHYVEEVYDLSNVIFLTTANTLHTIPRPLLDRMETIEISGYTELEKFHIMQDYLLPKNIKSHGITKEKLQVADEAMMKVIRQYTREAGVRNLNREAANLCRKAAKIIVSGEKKRVVVTPKTLENLLGKPRFRYGLAEKEDQVGSVTGLAWTQVGGDTLNVEVSVYPGKGTLTLTGQLGDVMKESAQAALSYIRSRAGQWDITQEFLEKNDIHIHVPEGAIPKDGPSAGITMATALLSALTNIPVRKEVGMTGEITLRGRVLPIGGLKEKVLSAHRAGLTTIILPIENEKDLEDIPESVKNDMTFHPVEQMDDVIKYAFVQGKMVKKK; from the coding sequence ATGAGTGAACATACAGGATCCCGTGAAATACCACTGCTTCCGCTTCGTGGTTTATTGGTTTACCCAAGCATGGTGTTGCATTTGGATGTAGGACGTGAGAAATCCGTAAGGGCTCTTGAAAGAGCGATGGTAGATGATAATTATATTCTGCTATCAACGCAAGAGGATGTGCAGGTGGAGGAACCGGATGCAGAACAAATTTATTCGGTAGGTACAGTTGCACGAGTGAAGCAGATGTTAAAGCTACCTAATGGAACAATTCGTGTACTAGTGGAAGGCTTAGAGCGTGCCTCTATTAACGAATATCTGCAAAAAGATGATTATTACTACGTTTCGATTACATATTTACCGGAAACCGTGGAAAATGAAAATGAAATCGAAGCTATGGTGCGAACTGTTTTACAGCAGTTCGAGCAATATATCAAAATTTCTAAGAAAGTATCCCCTGAGACGCTAAGCTCAGTTAGTGATATTGACGAAGCGGGGCGCATGGCGGATGTCATTGCATCCCATCTACCGCTTAAAATAAAGGATAAGCAAGACGTATTAGAAGCAGTAGATGTGCATCGTCGTCTAGAAATCTTACTTAATATCTTAAATAACGAACGAGAAGTACTGGAACTAGAACGACGTATTGGTCAGCGCGTTAAAAAGCAAATGGAAAAAACGCAAAAAGAATATTACCTGCGCGAACAGATGAAGGCCATACAAAAGGAGCTAGGTGATCGTGACGGGCGAAATGGGGAAATGGATGATTTACGTGAGCAATTGCTCCAATCCGACGCCCCAGAGCGTATCAAGGTTAAGCTGGAGAAAGAACTTGATCGCCTAGATAAGATGCCAGCTACTTCTGCAGAAAGCAGTGTGGTTCGCACTTATATTGATACATTACTCTCCTTGCCATGGACGAAAAAGACAGAGGATAATCTAGATATTGCCCATGCAGAATCGATTTTAAATGAAGACCACTATGGCCTTGAAAAACCAAAAGAGCGCATTCTAGAGTATCTTGCTGTACAAAAATTAGTAAGTGATTTAAAAGGACCGATTCTATGCCTTGTAGGCCCTCCAGGTGTAGGTAAAACCTCCTTGGGTAGATCTATTGCAAGAGCGATGGGCCGGAAATTTATCCGTATCTCGCTTGGTGGTGTGCGTGATGAAGCAGAAATTCGTGGACATCGTCGCACCTATGTAGGAGCGATGCCAGGCCGAATCATTCAATCCATGCGCCAAGCAGGTACTGTTAATCCTGTTATTCTGCTTGATGAGATCGATAAGCTTGCGAGTGATTTCCGCGGAGATCCAGCGTCAGCCTTATTAGAAGTGCTTGATCCAAATCAGAACGAAAAATTTAGTGATCATTATGTAGAAGAAGTTTATGATTTGTCCAACGTTATCTTCTTAACAACGGCAAATACGCTTCATACCATACCAAGACCATTGCTTGATCGGATGGAGACGATCGAAATTTCCGGCTATACCGAGCTAGAGAAATTCCATATTATGCAGGATTATCTCCTTCCTAAAAATATAAAGTCCCATGGTATCACAAAAGAGAAGCTCCAAGTGGCCGATGAAGCCATGATGAAGGTGATTCGTCAGTATACACGAGAAGCAGGGGTACGTAACCTGAACCGTGAAGCAGCGAATCTGTGCCGTAAAGCTGCAAAAATCATTGTCAGTGGAGAAAAGAAACGCGTAGTTGTGACACCTAAGACCTTGGAGAACCTGCTAGGTAAACCGCGATTCCGCTATGGTCTAGCAGAGAAAGAAGACCAGGTGGGTTCTGTTACTGGATTAGCATGGACTCAGGTGGGGGGAGATACCTTAAATGTTGAAGTAAGTGTTTATCCTGGTAAAGGTACTCTCACATTAACTGGTCAACTAGGTGACGTGATGAAGGAGTCAGCTCAAGCTGCTCTCAGCTATATTCGTTCTCGTGCTGGTCAATGGGATATTACTCAGGAATTCCTAGAGAAAAATGATATTCATATTCACGTGCCAGAAGGAGCAATTCCAAAGGATGGTCCTTCCGCAGGAATTACAATGGCAACGGCCTTGTTATCTGCTTTGACAAATATTCCTGTGCGTAAAGAAGTGGGTATGACGGGTGAGATTACATTACGTGGTCGTGTATTGCCGATTGGCGGTTTGAAGGAAAAGGTACTGTCTGCCCATCGTGCCGGCCTAACTACCATTATCTTGCCAATTGAAAACGAGAAAGACTTAGAAGATATTCCAGAAAGTGTGAAAAATGATATGACGTTCCATCCGGTAGAACAGATGGATGACGTGATTAAATATGCTTTTGTGCAAGGGAAAATGGTGAAAAAGAAATGA
- the yihA gene encoding ribosome biogenesis GTP-binding protein YihA/YsxC — MKITSAEFIISAVGPQQYPKDRLPEIALVGRSNVGKSSLINKMLSRKAIARTSSRPGKTQTLNYFKVNNQMYFVDFPGYGYAKVSKSIKSTWGGMIDAYLSKREELRFVVQLVDIRHAPSKEDVSMYEYCKELGIPTIVVATKGDKISRGRWLQHLKVIRQTLNFQSTDALIVFSTEMGQGRDELWGEILRRLKGKQESPEESAHILEGNE, encoded by the coding sequence ATGAAGATTACTTCAGCAGAATTTATTATTAGTGCCGTAGGGCCTCAACAATACCCAAAGGATCGCCTGCCAGAGATTGCTCTGGTGGGTCGTTCCAATGTGGGGAAATCATCTTTAATCAATAAAATGTTAAGTCGTAAAGCAATTGCTCGGACAAGCTCGCGTCCCGGAAAAACGCAAACACTTAACTATTTTAAAGTGAATAATCAAATGTACTTTGTGGATTTTCCAGGCTATGGATATGCGAAGGTTTCCAAGTCCATTAAGTCGACCTGGGGCGGTATGATAGATGCTTACCTGAGCAAGCGAGAAGAGCTTAGATTTGTTGTTCAGCTAGTAGATATTCGCCATGCTCCCTCCAAAGAGGACGTTAGCATGTATGAATATTGCAAGGAGCTTGGAATCCCTACTATCGTGGTAGCAACGAAAGGCGATAAGATTTCTCGCGGAAGATGGCTACAGCATTTAAAAGTTATTCGTCAAACTTTGAATTTCCAGTCAACAGATGCTCTCATTGTTTTCTCTACAGAAATGGGACAAGGCAGAGATGAATTATGGGGAGAAATTTTACGCAGGTTAAAAGGCAAGCAGGAATCACCCGAAGAATCTGCTCATATACTGGAAGGTAACGAGTAA
- a CDS encoding cytochrome C assembly family protein, with the protein MANARWLYDLTIFLYAAGVLCYFNDFLQSNRRMKQIALGLLSIVWLLQTIFFVYQMIVKSYLPVVTFFETLVFYSWVLVTLSLIIHAVARIDFLLFFTNVIGFGVLTLSMFFSEPATPQHSGVISDFIFIHVTIAIISYALLAVSMIFSGMYLVNLHMLKQKKWTPLWQRLPSLEKLDAFSFKLNIFGVPLLLLSVILGSIWAQLIFSHGFWMDAKVCMSIVVLILYSMLLYQRVRNQWLGKVAAWINIIAFVCLLLNFLLIDPYSQFHQWS; encoded by the coding sequence ATGGCAAATGCAAGGTGGCTCTATGACTTGACCATCTTTCTCTATGCAGCGGGTGTACTTTGTTACTTCAATGATTTTTTGCAGAGTAACCGGCGAATGAAGCAAATTGCGCTAGGACTACTCTCGATTGTCTGGTTGTTACAAACCATCTTTTTTGTTTACCAAATGATCGTAAAGTCATATTTGCCCGTTGTTACCTTTTTTGAAACCTTAGTTTTTTATTCTTGGGTATTGGTGACCCTTTCTCTGATCATACATGCTGTAGCTCGCATTGATTTCTTACTATTTTTTACTAATGTAATCGGGTTTGGAGTTCTCACCTTATCCATGTTCTTTTCAGAGCCAGCAACTCCGCAACACAGCGGAGTTATCTCTGATTTTATTTTTATTCATGTGACAATTGCTATCATTAGTTACGCATTACTGGCCGTGTCCATGATATTCTCAGGTATGTATCTAGTGAATCTACATATGCTGAAGCAAAAAAAATGGACACCACTGTGGCAACGGCTCCCAAGTTTGGAGAAATTGGATGCGTTTTCTTTTAAACTAAACATTTTTGGTGTGCCGCTACTTTTGTTGTCAGTCATTTTAGGCAGTATTTGGGCACAATTGATTTTTTCACATGGATTTTGGATGGACGCGAAAGTGTGTATGTCGATCGTCGTTCTGATTTTATATAGTATGCTGTTGTATCAAAGGGTTCGGAATCAATGGTTGGGAAAAGTGGCAGCATGGATAAACATCATTGCATTTGTATGTTTATTGCTTAATTTTTTGCTGATTGATCCCTACTCACAATTTCATCAATGGTCGTAG
- the hemA gene encoding glutamyl-tRNA reductase, which yields MEILLLGLNYKTAPVEIREKFTFNDDSTPRALHILSHTKSILECIIVGTCNRTEIYVVCDQLHTGRFYTRNFLAEWFGVEKESLLDYMYVKENDEAIEHLYRVTCGLDSMVMGETQIIGQIRNAFLLAQQHETTGTIFNTLFKQAVTLAKRAHTETSVGQNAVSISYAAIELGKKIFGSFADKHVLILGAGKMSLLTAKHLHANGVAHVTVANRTLERAQTLAEQFRGEACTMEDLPQKLAKADIVISSTGATGFVLTKAQLKPIMKQRPHKPLFMIDIAVPRDLDPDIHGLENVFLYDIDDLEGIVQSNLAERSKEAERIELMIEEEKQEFINWKQTLGVVPLIAALREKAFSIHGEAIRKIENKLPHLNEKEMHIIRKHTRGIISQLLHDPIVQLKELTVQKKGEEVLDIFSTIFALDERLEGKKQEALWEQQKRESLRREKAVSLQSREQRF from the coding sequence ATGGAAATCTTACTGCTCGGCCTAAACTATAAGACAGCGCCTGTCGAAATTCGTGAAAAATTCACGTTTAATGACGACAGCACGCCGAGAGCACTTCATATTCTATCTCATACCAAAAGCATTCTAGAATGTATCATTGTAGGAACCTGTAACCGTACTGAAATCTATGTGGTTTGCGATCAGTTGCATACCGGTAGATTTTATACACGGAATTTTCTTGCAGAATGGTTTGGCGTAGAGAAAGAGTCGCTTCTCGATTATATGTACGTAAAGGAAAATGACGAAGCGATTGAGCACTTATACCGTGTAACCTGTGGACTCGATTCCATGGTAATGGGCGAGACACAGATTATTGGTCAAATTCGCAACGCTTTTCTCCTAGCACAACAACATGAGACTACTGGAACCATTTTTAATACACTGTTTAAACAGGCTGTAACCCTTGCAAAACGGGCTCATACAGAGACTTCTGTAGGCCAAAATGCTGTATCTATCAGCTATGCCGCGATTGAGCTTGGCAAAAAGATTTTTGGAAGCTTTGCTGATAAGCATGTACTGATCTTAGGTGCAGGTAAAATGAGCTTGTTAACAGCTAAGCATTTGCACGCAAACGGAGTAGCGCATGTGACAGTAGCAAACCGTACTCTGGAACGTGCACAGACCTTAGCGGAACAGTTCCGCGGTGAAGCCTGTACCATGGAGGATCTGCCCCAGAAGCTGGCTAAAGCAGACATCGTCATCAGTTCGACGGGAGCAACCGGTTTTGTGTTAACAAAAGCACAATTAAAGCCGATTATGAAGCAGCGTCCTCATAAGCCATTGTTTATGATTGATATCGCCGTGCCGCGTGATCTTGATCCTGATATTCATGGGCTAGAAAATGTATTCCTGTATGACATAGATGATCTGGAGGGCATTGTTCAGAGCAATCTAGCTGAACGCTCCAAAGAAGCAGAGCGTATTGAACTTATGATTGAGGAAGAAAAGCAGGAGTTCATTAACTGGAAACAGACGCTGGGCGTTGTGCCTTTGATTGCGGCATTGCGTGAAAAAGCATTTTCCATTCATGGAGAAGCAATCCGCAAAATTGAAAACAAGTTGCCTCATTTAAATGAGAAGGAAATGCATATTATCCGCAAGCATACACGTGGAATTATTTCTCAATTGCTGCATGATCCAATCGTACAACTCAAGGAGTTGACCGTCCAAAAGAAAGGAGAAGAGGTACTCGATATCTTTTCTACAATTTTTGCTTTGGATGAAAGATTGGAAGGTAAAAAACAGGAAGCATTATGGGAGCAACAAAAGCGTGAGAGCTTAAGACGTGAAAAAGCTGTTTCATTACAATCACGTGAACAGCGTTTCTAG
- a CDS encoding DMT family transporter: MKKALMVDCLLLCIVFIWGATFVVVQNAVHMLPPNTFNAIRFFSASLFLSLIYFIRNPRAWQTCNFSLVRSGVFLGFWLFVSYATQTVGLLYTSPSKAGFITGLSVVLVPLLSIVVLTHKVKASTFIGVCMAVIGLYLLTMNGTLSLTFGDFLVLCCAICFAMQIVLTGRYSPRFPTMPLVIIQLFTVSFFSMCYALLLEDWQAIYNPFIIGHPEVLWALFITAIPATALAFLVQTSFQKDTSPTHVALIFALEPVFAAFTSYLWIHELLTMKQLIGCAFILSGMLFSELPILFWLRNLKAKISA, encoded by the coding sequence GTGAAAAAAGCATTGATGGTTGACTGTTTATTGTTATGTATCGTTTTTATCTGGGGAGCAACCTTTGTGGTCGTTCAGAATGCGGTTCACATGCTTCCTCCCAATACGTTTAATGCGATCCGTTTTTTTAGCGCTTCGTTATTCTTGTCCCTTATCTACTTTATTCGAAATCCAAGGGCTTGGCAAACCTGTAACTTTTCTTTGGTACGCAGCGGTGTATTTCTAGGCTTTTGGCTGTTTGTCAGTTATGCAACTCAAACAGTAGGACTCTTGTATACCTCACCATCAAAGGCAGGATTTATTACAGGTCTGTCGGTTGTGCTTGTGCCCTTACTCTCGATTGTTGTACTTACGCATAAAGTGAAAGCCTCTACCTTTATCGGCGTCTGCATGGCCGTAATTGGACTTTACTTATTAACAATGAATGGAACTCTTTCTCTTACATTTGGCGATTTTTTAGTGCTTTGCTGTGCGATTTGCTTTGCCATGCAGATTGTGTTGACCGGTCGATATTCTCCTCGGTTTCCTACGATGCCCTTAGTAATCATTCAATTGTTCACTGTCTCTTTTTTCAGTATGTGCTACGCCCTTCTTTTAGAGGATTGGCAAGCGATATATAACCCTTTCATCATAGGACACCCTGAGGTTCTATGGGCGCTATTTATCACGGCAATTCCAGCTACTGCCCTTGCATTCTTAGTGCAAACCTCTTTTCAAAAGGACACCTCTCCAACGCATGTGGCACTGATCTTTGCCTTAGAACCAGTCTTTGCAGCCTTCACCTCCTATCTATGGATTCACGAGCTGTTGACGATGAAACAATTGATCGGCTGTGCTTTTATCCTAAGTGGTATGCTGTTTTCAGAACTGCCTATTCTATTCTGGCTACGCAATCTAAAAGCCAAAATATCTGCTTAG